In a single window of the Effusibacillus lacus genome:
- the hslU gene encoding ATP-dependent protease ATPase subunit HslU yields KLVGAPFVKVEATKFTEVGYVGRDVEAMVRDLVETAIRIVKEEKMAKVEDRARQMAEDRLVHLLVPDPVREKQFKNPFEMLFQGQTQQQTEPPETPEHIRMRRKDIRDALRRGDLEETIVEIDMEDSTPMMFDLFGGGGNNEMGMNMQEMLGNLIPKRRKKRKLPVKDARKILIQEEAQKLIDMDEVTQEAVHRAEQSGIIFIDEIDKIAGKDHRGPDVSREGVQRDILPIVEGSTIMTKYGPVKTDYILFIGAGAFHISKPSDLIPELQGRFPIRVELQSLTAEDFRQILTEPQNALTKQYTSLLKTEGVEVEFTGEAIQKIAELATVVNQQTENIGARRLHTLLEKLLEDLSFEAADIGPQKVIITPEYVEEKLAGIVKNRDLSQFIL; encoded by the coding sequence AAAGCTGGTCGGAGCGCCCTTTGTCAAAGTGGAGGCCACCAAGTTCACGGAAGTGGGGTATGTTGGCCGTGACGTGGAGGCAATGGTCCGGGATTTGGTGGAGACGGCCATCCGGATTGTGAAGGAAGAAAAGATGGCCAAAGTGGAAGACCGGGCCCGCCAGATGGCGGAAGACAGACTGGTGCATCTGCTGGTTCCCGACCCCGTCAGGGAAAAACAGTTTAAAAACCCGTTTGAAATGCTGTTCCAGGGACAAACCCAACAGCAAACAGAACCTCCCGAAACTCCGGAACACATCAGGATGCGGCGAAAAGACATCCGGGATGCGTTGAGGCGCGGAGATCTGGAAGAAACCATCGTGGAAATTGACATGGAAGACTCAACCCCCATGATGTTCGATTTGTTTGGCGGCGGCGGGAATAACGAAATGGGCATGAACATGCAGGAGATGTTGGGCAACCTGATTCCCAAACGCCGGAAGAAGCGCAAGCTGCCAGTCAAAGACGCCCGTAAGATTTTGATTCAGGAAGAAGCCCAGAAGCTGATCGATATGGATGAAGTGACGCAAGAGGCAGTCCACCGCGCCGAGCAGTCAGGGATCATTTTTATCGACGAAATCGACAAGATTGCCGGCAAAGACCACAGAGGACCCGATGTTTCAAGGGAGGGCGTACAGCGGGACATCCTTCCCATTGTGGAAGGGTCAACCATCATGACCAAATACGGCCCGGTCAAAACCGATTACATTTTGTTTATTGGGGCAGGCGCGTTCCATATTTCAAAGCCATCTGATCTGATTCCCGAACTGCAGGGGCGGTTCCCGATCCGGGTAGAACTGCAAAGTCTTACGGCTGAAGACTTCCGGCAGATTCTGACCGAACCGCAAAACGCCCTGACCAAGCAGTATACGTCGCTCCTGAAGACAGAGGGAGTCGAGGTGGAATTTACCGGGGAAGCGATTCAAAAGATTGCGGAGTTGGCAACGGTAGTGAACCAGCAAACGGAGAATATCGGTGCCAGACGTTTGCATACCCTGCTGGAGAAACTGCTGGAGGATCTGTCTTTCGAAGCTGCTGACATAGGACCGCAGAAGGTCATTATCACGCCGGAATACGTGGAGGAGAAACTGGCCGGAATTGTGAAAAACAGAGATCTGAGCCAGTTCATTTTGTGA
- the fliG gene encoding flagellar motor switch protein FliG codes for MSHQKLSGRQKAAVLLVTLGPEISAKIFKHLRDDEIEQLTLEIANVRKIEHAEKEAVLEEFHQICMAQEYISTGGIEYAKEVLEKALGNQKALEIISRLTASLQVRPFEFARRADPNQILNFIQNEHPQTIALVLAYLDPAQAGMILSALPQDVQADIARRIALMDRTSPEVVNDVERVLEAKLSQVGVHDFSAGGGIDAIVQVLNGVDRSTEKTILEALELQDPELADEIKKRMFVFEDIVMLDNRSIQRVIRDVETSDLQLALKVASEEVQEIIFKNMSKRMAETFK; via the coding sequence ATGTCCCATCAAAAACTGTCCGGTCGCCAGAAAGCTGCGGTTCTTCTTGTCACTCTGGGGCCTGAAATATCGGCCAAAATATTCAAGCATTTGCGTGATGACGAGATTGAGCAGTTGACATTGGAGATCGCCAACGTTCGGAAAATTGAACACGCAGAGAAAGAAGCGGTGCTGGAAGAATTCCACCAGATCTGCATGGCCCAGGAATATATCTCCACAGGCGGAATTGAATACGCCAAGGAAGTTTTGGAGAAAGCCCTTGGCAATCAGAAAGCCTTGGAAATCATCAGCCGTTTGACCGCTTCCTTGCAGGTAAGACCTTTCGAATTTGCCCGCAGGGCGGACCCTAACCAGATCCTGAATTTTATTCAGAATGAACATCCTCAAACCATCGCTCTGGTTCTGGCTTACCTGGATCCCGCACAAGCCGGGATGATTCTCTCCGCGTTGCCGCAGGACGTTCAGGCAGACATCGCCAGAAGGATCGCCCTGATGGACCGGACATCCCCGGAAGTTGTAAATGACGTGGAACGGGTTCTTGAAGCAAAACTGTCGCAGGTGGGAGTTCACGACTTCTCGGCTGGCGGCGGCATCGACGCGATTGTTCAGGTGTTGAACGGGGTGGATCGTTCCACCGAGAAGACCATTCTGGAAGCTTTGGAATTGCAGGACCCCGAACTGGCAGACGAAATCAAGAAACGAATGTTTGTGTTCGAAGACATCGTTATGCTGGACAATCGCTCTATCCAACGGGTCATCCGCGATGTGGAGACATCCGATTTGCAGCTGGCGCTCAAGGTGGCAAGCGAAGAAGTCCAGGAAATCATCTTCAAAAATATGTCCAAGCGTATGGCCGAAACCTTCAAACA
- the xerC gene encoding tyrosine recombinase XerC has product MTKQQAVDLFLEYLRVEKNASVHTIDAYQSDLEQFCAFLAEEQIEKFGDVTHVGIRTFLSRLFMAKAARRTLSRKVSCLRSFYDFLMREGIVDKNPAKSVSTPKLEKRTPNFLYIEEVTRLVEAPTPDGPLGLRDRAILELLYATGIRVSECMGLRQEDFDFDMGTVRVFGKGAKERIVLVGKKAADAVRLYLERGRPQLLPGGGSGLQKALFLNYRGEPLSVRSVRRIVDKYIRQVAGQKSISPHVLRHTFATHLLDAGADLRVVQELLGHASLSSTQIYTHTTKEKLLRVYMNAHPRA; this is encoded by the coding sequence ATGACCAAACAGCAAGCGGTGGATTTGTTTCTGGAATACCTGCGAGTCGAGAAGAACGCATCCGTTCATACCATCGATGCCTATCAGAGCGATCTGGAACAGTTTTGTGCATTTCTTGCGGAGGAACAGATAGAGAAGTTCGGAGATGTGACACATGTGGGGATCCGGACGTTTTTGTCGCGCTTGTTTATGGCCAAAGCGGCACGCCGGACATTATCCCGGAAGGTCTCCTGCTTGCGTTCTTTCTATGATTTTTTGATGCGGGAGGGCATTGTCGACAAGAATCCCGCCAAGTCGGTGTCCACTCCCAAACTGGAAAAGCGCACACCGAATTTTCTTTACATTGAAGAAGTTACCCGGCTGGTGGAAGCGCCAACACCCGATGGCCCTCTGGGCTTGAGGGATCGGGCGATATTGGAGCTGCTGTACGCAACCGGCATTCGTGTGAGCGAATGCATGGGGTTGAGGCAGGAAGACTTCGATTTCGACATGGGTACGGTGCGAGTGTTCGGCAAAGGGGCCAAGGAAAGGATTGTGCTTGTAGGAAAGAAGGCGGCGGATGCTGTCCGGCTCTACCTTGAGAGGGGGAGGCCACAATTGCTGCCGGGCGGAGGATCGGGTTTGCAGAAGGCTTTATTTCTCAATTATCGGGGAGAACCTTTGTCTGTCCGGTCCGTGCGTCGAATCGTTGATAAATACATCCGGCAGGTGGCAGGCCAGAAGTCCATTTCTCCCCATGTTCTGAGGCATACCTTTGCTACCCATTTGCTGGATGCCGGAGCCGATCTCCGGGTGGTTCAGGAATTGTTGGGGCACGCAAGCCTGTCGAGCACCCAGATTTACACCCATACGACTAAAGAGAAACTGCTTCGCGTATATATGAATGCACACCCAAGAGCATAA
- the flgB gene encoding flagellar basal body rod protein FlgB — MTFFNTKTAQILERSLDASSLRHKVLANNIANVDTPNFKRSDISFDSALQSYLDDDSIPIKGMVTHPRHIPIGVHSFSQIQPEIVAEDSTIYNNNGNNVDIDSEMTQLAQNQIKYNALIQQINGHFAKLRNAIGGR; from the coding sequence TTGACCTTCTTCAATACAAAGACAGCGCAAATTTTGGAACGTTCCCTGGATGCTTCCAGCCTCCGCCACAAAGTGTTGGCGAACAATATTGCAAATGTGGATACCCCAAATTTCAAACGGAGCGATATTTCCTTTGACTCCGCTCTTCAATCCTATCTGGATGACGATTCCATCCCCATTAAGGGAATGGTTACCCACCCTAGACACATTCCGATAGGAGTCCATTCCTTTAGTCAAATTCAACCCGAAATCGTTGCGGAAGATTCCACCATATACAACAACAACGGAAACAATGTGGACATTGATTCGGAAATGACCCAGCTTGCGCAGAATCAGATCAAATACAACGCTTTGATTCAACAGATCAACGGGCATTTTGCCAAACTTCGCAATGCGATTGGAGGACGTTAA
- a CDS encoding DNA topoisomerase, with product MTVDIRANDAVFRATGSKIKFPGFMTLYIEGNDEGKEEDEKFLPPLEEGQSLHQPKLDPKQHFTQPPPRYTEARLVKTMEELGIGRPSTYAPTLETIQKRGYVLLQEKKFVPTELGEIVVEMMKEFFPQIIDVEFTANLEESLDGVEEGQVDWVKMLDDFYGDFEKDLKTAEEEMKHVTLQEEVSDVACEKCGRMMVYKHGRFGKFLACPGFPECRNAKPILKEVGVACPRCETGQLVERQGKRRRVFYGCNNYPECDFILWDRPVGKACPECGQPLVSKRAGKGENSEKWVCSNPECAHQEAPSLPAAEESDQ from the coding sequence ATGACGGTTGACATCAGGGCCAATGATGCGGTCTTTCGGGCAACCGGTTCCAAAATCAAGTTTCCCGGATTCATGACCTTATACATTGAAGGGAATGATGAGGGGAAGGAAGAGGACGAGAAGTTTTTGCCGCCGCTGGAAGAAGGGCAAAGTTTACATCAGCCAAAACTGGATCCGAAACAGCATTTCACCCAACCGCCGCCTCGGTACACCGAAGCACGTCTGGTCAAGACCATGGAGGAGTTGGGGATCGGTCGCCCCAGTACCTATGCCCCGACCCTGGAGACCATCCAGAAAAGGGGTTACGTGCTCCTTCAGGAGAAGAAATTTGTGCCCACAGAACTTGGGGAAATTGTCGTAGAGATGATGAAGGAATTTTTTCCTCAAATCATCGACGTTGAGTTCACAGCAAACCTGGAAGAGAGCCTGGACGGCGTGGAAGAGGGCCAGGTGGACTGGGTGAAGATGCTGGACGACTTCTACGGCGACTTTGAGAAAGACCTGAAAACGGCAGAAGAAGAGATGAAACATGTGACGCTGCAGGAAGAAGTATCCGATGTGGCATGTGAGAAGTGCGGCCGGATGATGGTATATAAGCATGGACGCTTTGGCAAATTTCTTGCTTGTCCAGGGTTTCCGGAATGCCGGAATGCCAAACCGATTCTAAAGGAAGTGGGTGTCGCCTGCCCAAGGTGTGAGACCGGACAACTGGTAGAGCGTCAGGGCAAACGCAGGCGGGTATTCTACGGCTGCAACAACTATCCGGAATGCGACTTCATTCTTTGGGATCGCCCGGTGGGGAAAGCTTGTCCCGAATGCGGCCAACCTCTTGTCAGCAAACGGGCCGGCAAAGGAGAGAATTCGGAAAAGTGGGTGTGCTCCAATCCGGAATGTGCGCATCAGGAAGCACCGTCCCTGCCGGCTGCCGAAGAATCGGATCAATGA
- a CDS encoding FliH/SctL family protein has product MSKIVKSLYASVNGTRTIHTIPVIKVTMPVNHTGHGVSDPEDPEPVMSPEEIMLAAREEASHILSEAQRVAETLIAEANAKAEALLDNARLQAEHIMEESRQTGYRNGYEEGKAVGEASYNNKIEQALELINRVEMNRKTYQLQAEQELLELACAVARKIMGKEIECESSWVSNTVKSALAELVDRSQVEVIAHPDDIPILVTVKEEMFIKHGSQVELQLKADPAVERGGCLLRTRQGTVDARIDSQLQEVRRALLDMAESMYRG; this is encoded by the coding sequence TTGTCTAAGATCGTGAAATCGCTCTATGCGTCGGTTAACGGTACCCGAACGATTCATACCATTCCGGTGATCAAAGTTACAATGCCCGTAAATCACACAGGGCATGGCGTGTCTGATCCAGAAGATCCGGAACCGGTCATGTCACCTGAGGAAATCATGCTTGCTGCCCGGGAGGAAGCTTCCCACATTCTTTCCGAAGCACAGCGTGTAGCGGAAACGTTGATTGCAGAAGCCAATGCCAAGGCGGAAGCTCTATTGGACAACGCCAGGCTGCAGGCGGAGCACATCATGGAGGAAAGCAGACAGACCGGTTATCGAAACGGCTATGAGGAAGGAAAAGCGGTTGGGGAAGCTTCCTACAATAATAAGATCGAGCAAGCCCTGGAATTGATCAACCGGGTGGAGATGAACCGGAAAACTTACCAACTGCAAGCGGAACAAGAACTGCTTGAACTTGCTTGCGCGGTGGCCAGAAAAATCATGGGGAAAGAAATTGAATGCGAGTCCTCATGGGTGTCCAACACTGTGAAAAGCGCTTTGGCCGAACTGGTTGACCGTTCACAGGTTGAGGTGATCGCTCATCCGGACGATATCCCGATTCTTGTAACAGTCAAAGAGGAAATGTTTATCAAACACGGTTCGCAAGTTGAACTTCAATTAAAGGCGGACCCGGCGGTGGAAAGAGGCGGTTGTCTGCTGCGAACACGCCAGGGCACCGTGGATGCCCGGATTGACAGTCAATTGCAAGAGGTGAGACGGGCTCTGCTGGATATGGCAGAATCCATGTACCGTGGATAA
- the trmFO gene encoding FADH(2)-oxidizing methylenetetrahydrofolate--tRNA-(uracil(54)-C(5))-methyltransferase TrmFO — translation MSNQVTVVGAGLAGSEAAWQIARQGVKVRLYEMRPVVKTAAHISGNFAELVCSNSLRGASLSNAVGLLKEEMRRLDSVIMASADKTCVPAGGALAVDRDLFSQEVTERVTGHPMIEVVREEIGEIPSDGIVVIATGPLTSLSLSRSIANLTGEEYLYFYDAAAPIVHKESIDFDKVYIASRYDKGEAAYINCPMTEKEFDRFYEALIAAEAAPLKEFEKEVYFEGCMPIEVMAKRGRQTLLFGPMKPVGLPDPRTGKIPFAVVQLRQDNAAATLYNIVGFQTHLKWGEQARVFRMIPGLEKAEFARFGVMHRNTYINSPRVLKQTYQLQSRETLFFAGQITGVEGYVESAAAGLIAGINAGRVARGLDPLVFPRDTAIGALAYYITHAAPDNFQPMNATFGLLPSLGEKIRDKRLKNEKISERALASLTEFMDTSLDQSVRAR, via the coding sequence TTGTCAAATCAAGTTACAGTTGTGGGGGCAGGATTGGCGGGGTCGGAAGCCGCCTGGCAGATCGCCAGGCAGGGTGTCAAAGTCCGTTTGTATGAAATGCGGCCTGTCGTGAAAACAGCCGCTCACATCAGCGGGAATTTTGCGGAGTTGGTTTGTTCGAATTCCCTTCGTGGTGCCAGTCTGTCCAATGCGGTCGGCTTGTTGAAGGAAGAAATGAGGCGTCTTGATTCGGTCATTATGGCTTCCGCCGACAAGACCTGTGTTCCCGCAGGCGGTGCCCTGGCGGTTGACAGGGATCTGTTTTCGCAAGAAGTGACGGAAAGAGTCACCGGACACCCAATGATTGAGGTCGTCCGGGAGGAAATCGGGGAAATTCCCTCTGATGGGATCGTTGTGATTGCAACCGGTCCACTGACGTCTCTGTCTTTGTCCCGCTCCATAGCAAACCTGACAGGGGAAGAATACCTGTATTTCTACGATGCGGCTGCCCCGATCGTTCACAAGGAATCCATCGACTTTGACAAGGTGTACATTGCGTCCCGGTATGACAAAGGGGAAGCGGCTTATATCAATTGCCCGATGACGGAGAAAGAATTTGACCGGTTTTACGAAGCACTGATTGCTGCGGAAGCCGCCCCTCTGAAGGAGTTTGAGAAAGAGGTTTACTTTGAGGGCTGCATGCCGATCGAAGTGATGGCCAAACGCGGGCGTCAGACCCTGCTGTTCGGACCGATGAAGCCGGTTGGGCTGCCTGATCCGCGGACCGGAAAAATTCCCTTTGCAGTGGTGCAGCTTCGACAGGATAATGCGGCAGCCACGCTGTACAATATCGTAGGGTTTCAGACCCATTTGAAATGGGGAGAGCAAGCGAGGGTGTTCCGCATGATACCGGGGCTGGAAAAGGCGGAGTTTGCCCGGTTTGGCGTCATGCACCGCAATACCTATATCAACTCCCCCAGGGTACTGAAACAAACCTACCAGTTGCAGAGCCGGGAGACCCTCTTTTTCGCGGGGCAGATCACGGGGGTGGAAGGGTACGTGGAATCGGCCGCTGCAGGTCTTATAGCGGGGATCAATGCGGGGCGGGTAGCCCGCGGACTGGACCCGCTTGTGTTTCCACGTGATACGGCAATTGGAGCTCTGGCTTATTACATTACTCATGCGGCACCGGATAATTTCCAGCCAATGAACGCCACTTTCGGCCTGCTTCCGTCGTTGGGAGAGAAAATCAGGGACAAGCGCCTCAAGAACGAAAAGATATCGGAACGAGCGCTTGCTTCTTTGACAGAGTTTATGGACACTTCACTGGATCAATCCGTGCGCGCCCGATAA
- a CDS encoding FliG C-terminal domain-containing protein: DMEFMGPVRLRDVEEAQQRIVGVIRRLEESGEIVIARGGGDDIIV; this comes from the coding sequence AGACATGGAGTTCATGGGGCCTGTGCGGTTGCGGGATGTGGAAGAGGCGCAGCAGCGAATTGTGGGCGTAATCAGAAGGTTGGAAGAGAGTGGAGAGATCGTGATCGCTCGCGGAGGAGGCGACGATATCATTGTCTAA
- the fliF gene encoding flagellar basal-body MS-ring/collar protein FliF, whose translation MNQRIRELMERATGYWKQLEVHQRRNLVIAGVFFVLTVALLSWFAFRPNYVAVYSNLEPGTAGEIVAKLDEMKIPNRIQGTSVLVPEEHADKARVQLAMNNLPNSGHIDFGIFNEQSIVGMTENEFAVKYQNALQGSIANTIRSIKGIQDARVHIVMPERRLFIQQDMQDAKASVFLNLAPGASLSQEQVQGIQQLVAGSVKGLKTENITIVDQNGVRLAEDSKLPNGQLNGAVATKELEVRKMIQQDFEKRIRNALEKMFGFGNVEVLVNPEVSFDKVNSQAEIYTPVEGNGSNGIKRSEQTTTKSSENTPVQGGAPGTPNPANNPQAQPNLKAAGGQASNSEESSRTTNWEVNKEIVQRVGQAFEIKKMSVSVLVNGQINNQQKQDITNLVATAIGYKNDGSNNTDITVMGTVFQVPPNPFTRQWYENPWVIGGIAAGLLLLGGGVLMIARRRREDEDAQVVDVKPVPVTALEISQEETSQQRMKKQLEKMVKQKPEDFVNLLRTWLAEE comes from the coding sequence GTGAACCAACGCATTCGTGAATTAATGGAACGTGCTACGGGGTATTGGAAACAGTTGGAGGTTCATCAACGCCGGAATCTCGTGATCGCCGGTGTCTTCTTTGTCCTCACTGTTGCGCTTCTCAGTTGGTTTGCGTTTCGCCCAAATTATGTAGCAGTATACTCCAATCTAGAACCTGGGACCGCAGGCGAGATCGTCGCCAAACTGGATGAAATGAAGATCCCCAACAGGATTCAGGGAACTTCGGTGTTGGTGCCGGAAGAGCATGCTGACAAGGCCCGGGTTCAACTGGCCATGAACAACCTCCCCAACTCGGGACATATCGATTTCGGGATCTTCAATGAACAAAGCATTGTTGGCATGACGGAAAACGAATTTGCCGTCAAATACCAGAACGCTTTGCAGGGCAGTATCGCCAATACCATTCGCTCGATCAAGGGCATTCAGGATGCCAGGGTACATATCGTCATGCCTGAGCGGAGGCTCTTCATACAGCAAGATATGCAGGACGCCAAAGCATCCGTTTTCCTGAATTTGGCTCCGGGTGCAAGCCTGTCCCAGGAGCAGGTGCAAGGAATTCAGCAGCTGGTGGCAGGCTCTGTCAAAGGATTGAAAACGGAAAATATTACAATTGTTGACCAAAACGGGGTCCGGTTGGCGGAAGACAGTAAACTTCCCAACGGGCAACTGAATGGGGCTGTTGCTACGAAAGAACTGGAAGTTCGGAAGATGATCCAACAGGACTTCGAGAAGCGAATCCGCAATGCCTTGGAGAAGATGTTTGGCTTTGGGAATGTGGAAGTGCTGGTGAATCCGGAAGTATCCTTTGACAAGGTGAACAGCCAGGCTGAAATTTACACGCCGGTGGAAGGGAATGGCAGCAACGGAATCAAGAGATCGGAACAAACGACAACCAAATCCTCGGAGAATACTCCTGTTCAGGGCGGGGCTCCTGGAACTCCGAATCCGGCGAACAATCCGCAAGCCCAACCTAACTTGAAAGCGGCCGGCGGTCAGGCAAGCAATTCTGAGGAATCTTCCAGGACTACCAACTGGGAAGTCAACAAGGAGATCGTTCAACGTGTCGGCCAGGCGTTTGAAATCAAAAAGATGTCCGTATCGGTGCTTGTAAACGGCCAAATCAACAACCAGCAAAAACAGGACATCACCAACCTGGTTGCCACAGCTATTGGATACAAAAACGACGGAAGCAACAATACGGATATAACGGTGATGGGAACGGTGTTCCAGGTTCCGCCAAACCCTTTTACCAGACAATGGTACGAAAATCCCTGGGTTATCGGCGGAATTGCCGCAGGATTGCTGCTGTTGGGCGGAGGAGTGCTCATGATCGCCCGCAGACGCAGGGAAGATGAAGACGCACAAGTTGTCGACGTTAAGCCGGTGCCGGTGACTGCCTTGGAAATTTCACAAGAAGAGACATCACAGCAAAGGATGAAGAAGCAGCTTGAGAAGATGGTCAAGCAGAAACCTGAAGACTTTGTCAATCTGCTGCGAACCTGGCTGGCAGAGGAGTAG
- the fliE gene encoding flagellar hook-basal body complex protein FliE, whose amino-acid sequence MIDKVTNMLPVAAPESAAPTKPASGQSFSAALANALDQVGNMEIQSSAMTQRLAAGQGTDLHSVLIAGEKASLALQLTVQVRNKAVEAYQEIMRMQM is encoded by the coding sequence ATGATTGACAAAGTGACAAACATGCTTCCGGTTGCTGCCCCGGAGTCGGCGGCGCCGACCAAACCTGCATCGGGTCAGTCTTTTTCTGCAGCTTTAGCCAATGCGTTGGATCAAGTAGGCAACATGGAAATACAGTCGTCAGCAATGACCCAGCGGTTGGCTGCCGGTCAGGGAACGGACCTGCATTCTGTCCTGATTGCAGGTGAGAAAGCATCGCTTGCCCTGCAATTGACGGTTCAGGTTCGCAACAAAGCGGTGGAAGCTTATCAAGAGATTATGCGCATGCAAATGTAG
- the hslV gene encoding ATP-dependent protease subunit HslV has product MNGFHATTIFAVRKDGKSAMAGDGQVTFGNSMIMKNGAKKVRRLYRGEVVAGFAGSVADAFTLYEKFEAKLEEYHGNLQRAAVELAKEWRSDKILHKLEAMLIVMNRDHLLLISGNGEVIEPDDGILAIGSGGSFALAAGRALARHSDLPARDIAEQALKIAAEICVFTNSNIVVEEID; this is encoded by the coding sequence ATGAATGGATTTCATGCGACAACAATATTTGCGGTCCGGAAAGACGGCAAATCGGCCATGGCCGGCGACGGACAGGTGACGTTTGGCAACAGCATGATCATGAAAAACGGAGCCAAAAAAGTGCGGCGTCTGTACCGCGGTGAAGTGGTGGCCGGTTTTGCAGGGTCTGTAGCCGACGCTTTCACTTTGTACGAAAAGTTTGAGGCAAAGCTTGAAGAATATCACGGCAATTTGCAGCGGGCTGCCGTCGAATTGGCCAAGGAATGGCGTTCGGACAAAATCCTGCACAAGCTGGAAGCGATGCTGATTGTAATGAACAGGGACCACTTGCTGTTGATTTCCGGCAATGGGGAAGTGATTGAGCCGGATGACGGAATCCTGGCCATCGGTTCCGGCGGGTCCTTTGCACTGGCGGCCGGTCGTGCGCTGGCCAGGCATTCCGATTTGCCGGCACGGGACATTGCCGAACAAGCATTGAAAATTGCTGCAGAAATTTGTGTCTTTACAAACTCCAACATCGTTGTGGAAGAGATCGATTAA
- the flgC gene encoding flagellar basal body rod protein FlgC, with amino-acid sequence MGLFDGINISASGLTAQRLRMDVIANNIANAQSTRSVDNPNEPYRRQRVIFSPVEGSGSFASVLGNKLQSPGLGVAVTAVEKDMETPFKLVYDPSHPDAVKDPNDPGYGYVRMPNVDVTAEMVDMIAASRGYEANVTAVNAAKAMALKALEIGR; translated from the coding sequence ATGGGATTGTTTGACGGTATCAATATCAGCGCGTCCGGCCTTACCGCACAAAGGCTGCGAATGGACGTGATTGCCAACAACATTGCCAACGCCCAATCCACGCGGTCGGTTGACAACCCGAACGAACCTTACAGACGGCAAAGAGTCATTTTCTCTCCGGTAGAAGGGAGTGGTTCATTCGCATCCGTTCTTGGAAACAAGCTTCAGTCTCCCGGTCTGGGAGTTGCTGTGACCGCCGTTGAGAAGGATATGGAAACCCCGTTCAAGCTTGTCTATGACCCGTCCCATCCGGATGCCGTCAAGGATCCGAATGATCCCGGTTATGGGTATGTTCGGATGCCCAACGTGGATGTAACGGCCGAGATGGTGGATATGATTGCGGCGTCCAGAGGATACGAGGCCAATGTAACGGCGGTCAACGCCGCGAAAGCAATGGCGCTGAAAGCTCTCGAGATCGGAAGATAG